In the genome of Actinomycetota bacterium, the window CCCCGAGGGTTCAACGTGGCCGGTCGGTCGCTGGAACAAGCGCCGGTTCGACCGCTGGGCCCTCGACTACGGCTGGGAGGAACTCCCCGACTACTGCTCGCACCAGGGCCACGACCCGGGTCGGTGCCGGGGCCAGAACCGGCGGCGCTGGAGGTTCACACCACACGACTGGCGCCACGCCGCTGCGGTGTGGCAGCTGTTCGAACTCCGGCTCGACCCAGAGGATGTCGCCCAACACCTGGGCCACGGCGACGGCTACACGCTGTACCAGCTGTACGTGGGAGCCCGGCCAGGCCGAGCCCGCCGGGCGGCGAGGGCTGCGGCAGAGTTGGGGGACCCGCGCGGTTGAGTATCGACGCTCGAGGCCTGGCCCGGCGATGTTCCTCGGACCCCTCGGGACCGGCGGAGACCTGGCGCGGTTGAGGGCGGCAACGCGGCCGCCCCGCGCGGTCGTCAAGCCGATCTGTACCCGCGCCGAGCCGCCCGACGTAGCTGTGCCAGGCGATCATCCGTTTTCATCTTCACGCGTAGGATCGTGCCGCTGCTGCCGACGGCGTCGCCTGACGCCTCGTGAGCCAGCCAGTACGGCCGCCCTGAGGGGTCTCGATGAACGGGGATGCCCTCGCCCGACTGCTCGTAGCGTCTGACCCAGCGCTCGATTGTGGCCCTGCTCACTCCCCAATGGCGGCACATGTCGGGATAGCGCCACACGACCACATCGACCTCATGGGCTTCGCGCATGGTCGACGGGTTGCCACTTACTGCTCTGGCACGGA includes:
- a CDS encoding helix-turn-helix domain-containing protein; protein product: MREAHEVDVVVWRYPDMCRHWGVSRATIERWVRRYEQSGEGIPVHRDPSGRPYWLAHEASGDAVGSSGTILRVKMKTDDRLAQLRRAARRGYRSA